The genomic DNA TGTTCATGGCAACAGCGAGAATCCACTTGACAATCTCATCACCGTAGGCGTTGGGACGTTTCGCCTTTAAATGTTCGACCCATCTCACGGGATACAGCCCCAAAGCTCCGTGGCATTTGAAGTATGTGACTGGGACAGCCAGCTCAGCCAACTCATCAAAAGTCACCGCGGTAGGAACTTCCTGCGTGCGGCAGTGCATCAGATCAAGCAGGATGAAAACACCTCAGGGTCAGTATAAGGGAGAAGCATCCCAACGCTGCCTTTCTTCTGCAGTTCTTCGCCCTCGCcccattcttcttcagcctcttTTCGAAGTATTGcgaagccaagctcaagtgTTTGGAGGAAGCTCTGTATCTGACGAGTGCAGCGTTCTCCATCTGGGTAAACTCTGGAAGGTGAGTATGCGCGAGGCTGGTTTGGTGGGGATACTACGAGGATAACATCCCCGTTTGGAACAGGGTCACTAGCTCTATTCAGTTCTGGATTCATTTGTAATTTGTCGTCCTTTGAAAAGATTGTCGAAAATGTATAGTTTATTTTCGACTGCAGATGAATTTGAGGATATACAAGAGGTCTCGTGAGTTGTTGCTGATTAGTCAATATTGTTGCTGATTAGTGAATTATGGGTATTATACACAGAAGTGAATTTGACCGATGCCTTGGGCCTGAGTGTTTCACCCTGGCTATATATTGACTGAGTAGTTAATGAAAGTATTAGACACTATCAACCCAGGGTATGTTATAGTACAACCTGAGGCTTGCCTATAAACATAACTGTGTTCAGTCTATTGCCACCCTGACTTCATGAGTATAGGACCAGGGCAAACATCTCATGGTCGGCTTCACAAGGTCCGCTTTGATAATGACAGCATATATTCTCTGCGGCGTCACTGATGCTTTGAGTACTGTGTGCGTCGAAGACATACGCTGGCTTTATACTTAAGGACTAGGCGACAGGAATGTTCGGATTAGGCTTCCTATAAGGAAACATTCCCGCCTATGACAAACATAAAATAACAGAATTAAGAGAAGACCTCCTACTTCAGCTGTTGTATCCTTTGGACAATGTAAAGTCAGTTCACACAAAGTCCTCTATACTGATTGTCATGAACCACCATCTCCCCGATCCGCCTGCGGAAGGGATCCCAGCTAACTCTTCAATTCAAGCTGACGAGACACATTCACTGTGTCCTGAATCATATGGAGGCAGCCCAAGCCCTTCTCATGAGCTAAAACATAATACACGGTAAAAATGAACAAGGGAAACCGGACAATGTACCCATTCTATGCGCCAGGTATACTCCGTGGAAAGTATGCAGACCTCCTAACCAGCCGTGGGAGGAGTCGAACACTGAACAGAAAAGACAATCCAGAGGGCCCGTCTACTTGTTGTATATCAAGAAGTTGCGGAATGAATCCCAGTGATCCGAGTCGGAGTAGCTGAAGACCATTAGTACCTGAACGTATTGTGCGGTTGGGGTTAAGACATACATGTATACCATGCTGCTTCTCAAACTCGACATAAGCGTCTCTGGATGCCAACGGAAGATGTACATAACGAGTGCCCAGCTGAGACTCGCAAATACTGGCCAAGCGTTGGCCTCGATCCTTGCGCGCGACTCGGGAGTGAtcaaagaggagagaggGTGCATATTCGGCTGAACAGAGAGCTTGGCAAGAGCTAGTACTACACGAGCAAAGACGTATATGACGATCTAGACAGACACGTTAGTTTCAAATCTCTCCTGCTCAAAGCTTCGATTGGTCTCACCTGCTGGGTAATGCTTGTTTTGTGTCGACCGAACACTGCGTACCCTCCCAGTAGACCCGCAAAGAAGCTGTCATAGCGGCCTTCTTTCCCGACACCAGTAGGATTGACGTTGCGTAGAACAATCATC from Aspergillus fumigatus Af293 chromosome 8, whole genome shotgun sequence includes the following:
- a CDS encoding Tim17/Tim22/Tim23/Pmp24 family protein, translated to MDALLSRLDSFVLDPHLAPLLSLVKGARNGIVYGSKVRFPHALVMIFLFRSGPFREKVKLVLKATRQHARNLATFALIYKGSMIVLRNVNPTGVGKEGRYDSFFAGLLGGYAVFGRHKTSITQQIVIYVFARVVLALAKLSVQPNMHPLSSLITPESRARIEANAWPVFASLSWALVMYIFRWHPETLMSSLRSSMVYIYSDSDHWDSFRNFLIYNK